In bacterium, the following proteins share a genomic window:
- a CDS encoding isochorismate synthase: MIPQNPDAYLSGEIPLRLTELAHFLGFEIGRLRDRRRAAVFVVPAPSAPPETLLRIDPASTAAFWRPPEGPAIVGMGEALRLDLSGPGRFAALDAAAAALWSGLPVVAHPDAVPFVPCLLGGFSFEPGGADATWKGFGDGCFVLPRWTYIVGEQGAALALALHGEEEFLHDAGRLQRFERIYRALSRPPEPPATPPRRRAARTMEREEWTALVEDARREIEAGRLRKVVVARRTDVEFDGPLDPASALARLRAAQGGTYLFALRRGAATFFGATPETLLVKRGLAVRSEALAGTAPRAEGEADSAAATFLAANAKDLAEHRAVVEGINDALAPFCRSLTAQPAPSVRTLRDVHHLSTPLDGQLLAATPLPRLLEAVHPTPAMGGAPRDAALDFLRRREPAPRGWYAAPFGRLGADGDGEFAAAIRSAIVRGDKASFYAGAGIVAASDAAREFEEIAAKERTIGDALGI; the protein is encoded by the coding sequence ATGATTCCCCAGAATCCCGACGCCTATCTGAGCGGCGAGATCCCGCTGCGGCTCACCGAGCTGGCCCACTTCCTCGGCTTCGAGATCGGCCGGCTGCGCGACCGCCGGCGGGCGGCGGTCTTCGTCGTCCCCGCGCCGAGCGCGCCCCCGGAAACGCTGCTGCGGATCGACCCCGCGTCCACGGCCGCCTTCTGGCGTCCGCCGGAAGGCCCGGCGATCGTCGGCATGGGCGAGGCGCTGCGGCTCGACCTCTCCGGGCCGGGCCGTTTCGCGGCGCTCGACGCCGCGGCGGCCGCGCTCTGGAGCGGCCTTCCCGTCGTCGCGCACCCCGACGCCGTGCCGTTCGTCCCCTGCCTGCTCGGCGGCTTCTCCTTCGAGCCCGGCGGCGCGGACGCGACGTGGAAGGGGTTCGGCGACGGCTGCTTCGTCCTGCCGCGCTGGACCTACATCGTCGGCGAGCAGGGCGCCGCGCTGGCGCTGGCGCTGCACGGCGAGGAGGAGTTCCTGCACGACGCGGGGCGGCTCCAGCGGTTCGAGCGGATCTACCGCGCGCTGAGCCGGCCGCCCGAGCCGCCGGCGACGCCGCCGCGACGCCGCGCCGCGCGCACGATGGAACGGGAGGAGTGGACCGCGCTGGTCGAGGACGCGCGGCGCGAGATCGAGGCCGGCCGTCTGCGGAAGGTCGTCGTCGCCCGCCGCACCGACGTCGAGTTCGACGGCCCGCTCGACCCGGCCTCCGCCTTGGCCCGGCTGCGCGCCGCGCAGGGCGGAACGTATCTCTTCGCGCTGCGCCGCGGCGCGGCGACCTTCTTCGGCGCGACCCCCGAAACGCTCCTCGTCAAGCGCGGCCTCGCCGTGCGCAGCGAGGCGCTCGCCGGCACCGCGCCGCGCGCCGAGGGAGAGGCGGACTCGGCGGCGGCGACGTTCCTCGCCGCGAACGCGAAGGACCTCGCCGAGCACCGCGCCGTCGTAGAGGGGATCAACGACGCGCTCGCCCCGTTCTGCCGCTCGCTCACCGCGCAGCCCGCGCCGTCGGTGCGCACGCTGCGCGACGTGCACCACCTTTCGACGCCGCTCGACGGCCAGCTCCTCGCGGCGACGCCGCTGCCCCGCCTGCTCGAGGCGGTCCATCCGACGCCGGCGATGGGCGGCGCGCCGCGCGACGCGGCGCTCGACTTCCTGCGGCGCCGCGAGCCGGCGCCGCGCGGCTGGTACGCCGCGCCGTTCGGCCGGCTCGGCGCCGACGGCGACGGCGAGTTCGCCGCGGCGATCCGCTCCGCGATCGTGCGCGGCGACAAGGCGTCGTTCTACGCCGGCGCGGGGATCGTCGCCGCCTCCGACGCCGCGCGCGAGTTCGAGGAGATCGCGGCGAAGGAGCGGACGATCGGCGACGCCCTGGGGATCTGA
- the aroF gene encoding 3-deoxy-7-phosphoheptulonate synthase: MILTLKPDADPEAVRRALAARGLWVVRLDGADGPVAFEVRAHSRAVAAGELADLPGVAAVAAPPSPHPRLDAQPERIDVGGLSIGPGAPPVWIAGPCCIESEEQIEAAAAAVAAAGARMLRGGAFKPRTSPHEFQGHGLAALDWLAAAARRHGLRTVSEALSERDAEAVAARVDMVQVGSRNMQNFALLRAVGATGRPALLKRGMAATIEEWRLAAEHLLVAGAPGVVFCERGVRGFDPASRNLLDLGAVALLAHVDRLPVVVDPSHALGRRDLVPHLAKAALAAGAAGVMIEVHAAPERALSDGPQALPPDEFAELLREARASGRAPA; this comes from the coding sequence ATGATCCTGACCCTCAAGCCGGACGCCGACCCCGAGGCGGTGCGGCGCGCCCTCGCGGCGCGCGGCCTGTGGGTCGTGCGCCTCGACGGGGCCGACGGGCCGGTCGCGTTCGAAGTCCGCGCCCATTCCCGCGCCGTCGCCGCCGGCGAACTCGCCGACCTCCCGGGGGTCGCCGCCGTCGCCGCGCCGCCGAGCCCGCACCCGCGCCTCGACGCGCAGCCGGAGCGGATCGACGTCGGCGGCCTTTCGATCGGCCCCGGCGCGCCGCCGGTCTGGATCGCCGGCCCTTGCTGCATCGAGTCCGAAGAGCAGATCGAGGCCGCGGCCGCCGCCGTGGCCGCCGCGGGGGCGCGGATGCTGCGCGGCGGCGCGTTCAAGCCGCGCACCTCCCCGCACGAATTCCAGGGGCACGGCCTCGCCGCGCTCGACTGGCTCGCCGCCGCGGCGCGGCGGCACGGCCTGCGCACCGTCTCCGAAGCGCTTTCGGAGCGGGACGCCGAGGCGGTCGCGGCGCGCGTGGACATGGTCCAGGTCGGCTCGCGCAACATGCAGAACTTCGCCCTGCTGCGCGCCGTCGGCGCGACCGGCCGGCCGGCGCTGCTCAAGCGCGGCATGGCGGCGACGATCGAGGAATGGCGCCTCGCCGCGGAGCATCTCCTCGTCGCCGGCGCGCCGGGGGTCGTCTTCTGCGAGCGCGGCGTGCGCGGCTTCGACCCCGCGTCGCGCAACCTGCTCGACCTCGGCGCCGTGGCCCTTCTCGCCCACGTCGACCGCCTGCCGGTCGTCGTCGATCCCTCGCACGCCCTCGGGCGGCGCGACCTCGTCCCGCACCTCGCCAAGGCCGCGCTCGCCGCCGGCGCCGCGGGGGTGATGATCGAGGTCCACGCCGCGCCCGAACGCGCCCTCTCCGACGGCCCGCAGGCGCTGCCGCCGGACGAGTTCGCCGAACTCCTCCGCGAGGCGCGGGCGTCCGGCCGGGCGCCGGCGTGA
- a CDS encoding ubiquinone/menaquinone biosynthesis methyltransferase: MFDRIARRYDLLNRVLSFGVDRRWRRRAIDALRLAPGARVLDVAVGTADLALLAARRIEGAAVVGVDPSPEMLAEGRTKIAASPDGARVRLCLGDAQALPFADESFDAAMIAFGIRNVPDRGRGLEEMRRVVRPGGRVAVLELNEPRGLIAAPARFWVRSAVPWLGALLSGAREYRYLQRSIAAFPPPAEFAALAESRGLDVELVRPMTFGACCLFVLRRAEARR, translated from the coding sequence ATGTTCGACCGCATCGCGCGCCGCTACGATCTGCTCAACCGCGTCCTCTCCTTCGGCGTGGACCGCCGCTGGCGCCGCCGCGCGATCGACGCGCTGCGCCTCGCGCCGGGGGCGCGCGTGCTCGACGTCGCCGTCGGCACGGCCGACCTCGCGCTGCTCGCCGCGCGGCGGATCGAAGGCGCCGCCGTCGTCGGCGTCGATCCCTCGCCGGAGATGCTCGCCGAGGGACGGACCAAGATCGCCGCCTCGCCGGACGGCGCGCGCGTGCGCCTCTGCCTCGGCGACGCGCAGGCGCTGCCGTTCGCCGACGAGTCGTTCGACGCGGCGATGATCGCCTTCGGCATCCGCAACGTCCCCGACCGCGGACGCGGCCTCGAGGAGATGCGCCGCGTCGTGCGCCCCGGCGGACGGGTGGCGGTCCTCGAGCTCAACGAGCCGCGCGGCCTGATCGCCGCGCCCGCCCGCTTCTGGGTGCGGAGCGCGGTGCCCTGGCTCGGCGCGCTCCTCTCCGGCGCGCGGGAGTATCGTTATCTGCAACGGTCGATCGCCGCCTTCCCGCCTCCCGCCGAGTTCGCCGCGCTGGCGGAAAGCCGCGGCCTCGACGTGGAGCTGGTGCGACCGATGACCTTCGGCGCTTGCTGCCTGTTCGTGCTGCGCCGCGCGGAGGCGCGGCGATGA